DNA from Sulfurimonas gotlandica GD1:
ATAGAGTTTAGCCTCACTCATAAGTCTAGCGACTCTTTTTTTATTTACATGAATACCTAGCTCTTTTAGATCTTTATGAATATTTCTGTGACCATAAACGCCTTTGGATTCTTTAAATGCATCTTTAATCTGTATGAGTAATTCTTGATTTTCAAGTTCTCTATCAGAAATAGGTTGATTTAGCCACTGATAATATCCACTGCGGTGCACTTGCATAACTTTGCAAAGTCTATGCACTGCATAAACTTCACTATACTCTTTGATAAAAGCATATTTTAGTTTGTGTGGCTTGCAAAGTACACCGCGGCCTTTTTTAGAATGTCCCTCTCTTCTGTAACTCTTTTTAGCTCTTTTTGGAGTTTCTTTATCTCTGCTTGTGATTCATCTAATATTTTATGTTTTTGGATTGCTTGTGGAGACTCTAATCTTTTAATCCAGTTTCTGAGTGAATCTGGATGGACACCTAGTCTATCAGCAGTATCGTTAATGCTATAACCATTTTTAGTAACTTGTTTGACTGCCTCTATTCTGAACTCTTCACTATAAACTACTCTTGCCATTTTTTAATCCTATTAAATCTTATAATACATTCGTATTATTTTATCTAAATTACTGAATTAAATGTTGTCTAGTTTATAGGGGACATTCCATACTAGAAACATTATAGAATCTGTACATCGCCAGTTTAGAAAACTAACTAAAACTAAAGGTGCATTTCCAAAGGAAAACTCTCTGTTAAAATTACTCTAATTAGGTATAAAAAATGCATTAAAAAAATGGACTATGCCAGTGAGAAATGGTTAGTGACCAATTTCTCAACTTGCTATCTTTTTCGAAGGGAGGCTGGATAAATACTTAAAGGTGTAGCTTATGTTACGGATTGTAGCTGACACGGTATTTTAAACGCTCTCCTACAACCTATAAAATCAATTCTTTTAAAGGTTGTAGTCCATTAGTTTCTAGATTATAAATCATCTCTTCTTCTATAACTTTCATTGTGTTTAACTTTGGTATATCTAAAAACAATCCATTTTTATCTCTGGCTTCTTTAAATTTTGAATCAATAAATCTAGTCTCCAAATTATCAAAACCATCAGAATACTCTTTTTTTACAAAATACATGTTATTACCATTACTATTACATCCCACAAACTTGTATCCTTTCTTTTCAGAAAGTAACAAAAGTGCTTTGTATGATGCACCAAAATACAAATTAGAAAAGTGTGCAGAAGTCCTATAAAAATCATCCTTATAAGGAATAGTCACAGCTTTTTCTCTCCCAAAATTTGCATTGTACTCACAAATAACAATTCTTGGACTAATACACTCTATATTTTCCCAAATCCAATAATCATTTCCATCAATATCTATACTTAAAAGTCCTATGTTTTTTATAGTTGTGTACTCTATTATTAACTTATTTATATTATCTTTAGTAATAAATGCTTTTTTCGCTGTTAAATCGTATTTCCAATGTATCTCATCGTTTTTTATATAATTTATTGCTTCTTCAGAACCATCCATGACAAGTCCTGACCAATTGTCATTTTGAAGCAAAAACCTTGTATTTGACTCTGTATAGTTTTGAACTCCAAACTCTATAAATATTTTATTTGGTATATCAATATTATTTATCAAGTACTGAATAATACCATCATCACCCCATTGTGAATAGACCTTAAACTCTACATCTTCTAAAGAGTTGATATTTTGACACTCCATTATTCTCTTGGAGTGCATTTTACCAAGCAGTAATAATACATGATCTTGCCTCATATATAGCTCACTAAATATTTTTCTGAAAGTAAGTTTTACTTTATCTTTTAAACTCATTTTGTTTTCCTAATATTCATTTTTATTATCACTTTTTCTACAAAAGCATTAGTTCTTTAAAGTTTTAATAAACTTGTTTTTTATCTTATTAAAAAAGCCATCAATATACAAATACTTCAAAAATCTTTTTCTAATCTCTTTAGACAACATATTTAACTCTGCAAGAGTTAATTCATTATACAAATTAGAATGAAATAGGTCATAGTTTATATTACGATAAACATCGTAATAAATTTTTATTCTTTCAAAGTAACTAAAGTTTCTAGTAGATGCTCCACCTTCTGCTTCTCTAAATATAGAAATATTCTTTAACGTTTTCACTTTGCCTTTATATGCAAGTCTTACTACATGTAGCCAGTCTGAACCAAAACAATGTATATCGTAATCAACACTATTGTGAGTTCTGAATACACCATAGTATATAGAGTTATGATGAATAATATCTAAATATTTTAGAATCCTCTTTTTAGGATTTCTTTCTAATAAATTATAAGGACTTTTTTTTATTGGCAAGTCAGAACCATTTATGAAAAAAGTCTGTCCTCCAATCAAAGAATAACTATCATCCTTAATAAATACTTTCATTATCTCCTCTATATAATCTTTACTTATATAGTCGTCATCTGCAAGCCACATAAAATACTCACCTGATGCTTTTTCAACCAAAAAAGAATGATTTTCTCTTGGACCAATATTTTTTTTATGTCTAATATAAATTATTCTTGAATCTCTACTACAGTAATCCTTAATTGTGTCATCTACTTCCGCATTAGGCGAGCTATCATCTGATACTATGATTTCCAAATTTTCATAAGACTGATTAATAACACTTTCTAATGCTCTTGATAGTGTTAAAGGACGATTATATGATGGAATACCTACTGTAACTAATTTTTTTTCTCTATTTATATTCATATTATTTTTAAAATGCATGTACCTTAATTTCTCTTCAAATGTTTACTTTCTAAAAAAAAATCTTTTGATTCTATAAATGAATTCAATGTTGATATTTTATTTTTATGTTTTACCAGAGTATAATTCTTAATCCAGTACTCGTATACCTTAGATGTAAACTGTTTAGAATAACCACCTAAATCCTTTATCATTTGATCATGATTATCAAATAACCAATTATTTTTCATATACAAATGCTTCATAAAATAATATTCATAAACCTCTTTTTTGTCAATCTTAAGATCTATTTTATCAAGATTATGTAAAAGCTCTGAATATTCTTCAACGCTTTTTGGATGGATATTGAAATTATATGCAATATGTGGATTATTCAACGATGCATTTATTACAGGAATTCCTAATGCTGCATATTCAAATCCTATAGTCCCATAAGTACTAAGTGCGACATTAATGCCCTCTTCTATAATTTGATGATGAGAGCTATCTGAAGGAAGTAATTTAAACTTCGGATATTTTTCTATAAAACTATTTATAATTGGAATATTCCCAGGTAAGTAATCAGGATGTGTTTTTAAGTACCAGTCATAATCTGTTTCCTGAGTAATTTTTCCTAGAAAAGTTAACCATTCAAAAAAATCTGGAAATAAATTATGCCCATAAGGATGAGGACTGTCAAAAAAACAGTGCAGTGCAACTAAAATTTTAATTCTTGGACTTTCTTTTAATAGTCGCTCATGTTTATGTTCACCATATGCTGATTTCGTGGAGTATCTCATATCAACACCAACTTTACCTTTAAAACGTAGTTCAATCTTTTCTTTGGCTTGCTCAAGGCCTTTTGATCGAATATCCATAGGTAACTTACAAAAAATATTGTTATAATTAGTGAACTCCCTATATGCGGATATATTATGTTTATTTAATCTATATAAATATTCTGAAGAAACTTGGAAAGCAGGTATGTCTCTGCTTATTGCAATTCTAAGAGGGATTGCAAGATTATAAACACAATGGCTTACATTGATTGCCTTTATATTTTGTAAATTGAAATAATCTTTCCAAAAAATGTAGATATTTAGTGAGTTTTTCAACGAATCGATAAAGTCTTGATTTTCCTTATCTATAGTAGAATTACCTTTTCTAAGATATGAATCATAAATTAGATCTCCAATTAAAACACCGTCAACTGTAATGTTTTCTATATCTCTTTTTGTTTTTATTGAACTATAAACTCGTTTAAATAGCTCACTAGACTCTTCTTTTTGTTTTTGTGAAAGCTTTGTATACAAAACCTTAAACATTCCAAATGATGAAAAAACTTTTTCATGAGTACGTAATAAGAAGCCAAAAAAAGATTTCCAAGTTGGTTCATGTAAGGAATACCCTACTAATGCAGAGTTATATTTTTTACAAAGAACATTTGCTAGATAGCTGCTAGCAATAGCAGCACTATGCATCTCATTAAGTTCAAAAAGAACTTCTCCATCTAACTTTCTATCTATTTTGTTAAATCCATCCCAAACACTATGGTTATGATTAATAAATAAACTAGTATTTTTATCTGGAAAATATGTATAATATTTTGATTTCAATAATTTAAATAATCTTGATATTTTCATATATTATTTTCACTCATTGTATCTTTATTTATAATTGCATACCTATATATATCTATAAACTTATTATTTTTCATCATGGCATCTATACCTATGCCTTCTTGTTTCATTTTTAAGTTTAGAGCTAACTTTTGCATAGCAATATTATATTGACTTGTTCCACAATAGATACGATGCAGGTTTAATTTTTTAAAACCATATTCTATCAGAAGTTTTCCTGCTTCCTTTCCTATGCCTTTACCAATAAAGTTTCTTTCACCAATAACTATCGCCAACTCTGCACTTCTATTTTTCGGAGATATGTTTTGAAGTGAAACATTCCCTATATGAAAATCTGTTTTTATATCACATACAGCAAAAACTTTATGTGCGCTTGATTCTTGTACCATCTTTATATAATTAAGTGCCATATTTTTTGTATACAAAACATCACCATGTGAATTATATTTGCAAACTAATGGGTCATTAAACCATTTTGGATAGTTTCCTTCTGCGTCGACTAATTCCAAAGGCCTTAAATATACATTTACCCCTTCCAGTTTTAACATATCTCATGCCTATGAGTCCAAACCTTTTCAAATGCATTTACTACATCATCCATATCTTTTTTTTTCATACCTGGTCTCATAAACTCATGAGCAAACAACTTATTATAATGCATATCCTCAGTTACTGGACATAAACCTTTTCCATAATTTATATTAGTAGACAGATTAAAAGGATAGCCGTCTTTACCGAAAGCTATTCTTTCTTGATATAAAGGAAGTAAATACAATGGCTTAACATATCCACATCCCATAAGTACTGGAGAATCATCTCTTAATATTGTTTGTGGTAATTCCGCTGAAACAGCTTTAATAAATTTATCTCTATGAATTCCATCTGCTAATTTTGAATCAAATGTTAAAGTATGTGTGTAGAATGCATGAGTTGTATTTTTTCTAATACGATTGCCATTAATAGCTGGAAGTTGAGAAAGCTTTTCATCAAGATATTGTACATTTCTAGAACGCTCTTCAAATAGCATCGGTAACTTTTTCAATTGTTCTCTTGCTATAGAGGCTTCAATTTCATTCATGCGGTAATTAAAACCAATCATATTAATTAGTTCATCTTTATGATTATACCCTTTACCACCTAAAACAGCTTCTGCATGATTTCTTATAAGTTTTAGTTTAAAAGCCAGTTCATCATCATTAGTAACAATTATTCCACCTTCACCACAATGAATATGCTTATGATAGTTTAGTGAAAAAACACCTATATCCCCTAATGTGCCTGCATATCTTTCACCATATTTTGCATTTGGTGCCTGTGCTGTGTCTTCAATTACTTTTAAACCATATTCTTCTGCTAAAGCATTGATAGCATCAGCATCATATGGTTGACCGAATATGTCAACTACCATTATAGCTTTTGTCTTAGCTGTTATTTTTTCTCGTATAGAATTCACATCTAAACAATAATAATCCTCTTCAATATCAGCAAATACCGGTATCCCACCATAAACTAAAATTGCCGTTGCCGATGCACTCATCGTATAAGCAGATACTATAACTTCATCTCCAGGATTCAATCCTATAGCTCCAACTGCAGCATATAAACCTGAAGTAGCCGAATTCACAGAAATAGCATGCTTAACATTAAAATACTCTGCCCACTCTTTTTCTAAACTTTGAACTTCATTACCGCCATGGAAATCAGCATGCCAAGCGCCAAGATAAGTGGATAACTTACCACTTCTTAATACCCTTAATGCTGCTTCCTCTTCTTCTTTTCCTATAGTGTTATAAGCAGGGAATGGCTCTGCACGTAGTTTACGCCCACCATTTATAGCTAATTTGTTCATTGATTCTCCATAAATTTTCCGTGTGTGTCAAAAATAAGTTTATTTATATTGTACTGTTCAACAACAAACTCATTATATTCTACATCGTTTTCAAGTAATTTAA
Protein-coding regions in this window:
- a CDS encoding glycosyltransferase family 2 protein, encoding MNINREKKLVTVGIPSYNRPLTLSRALESVINQSYENLEIIVSDDSSPNAEVDDTIKDYCSRDSRIIYIRHKKNIGPRENHSFLVEKASGEYFMWLADDDYISKDYIEEIMKVFIKDDSYSLIGGQTFFINGSDLPIKKSPYNLLERNPKKRILKYLDIIHHNSIYYGVFRTHNSVDYDIHCFGSDWLHVVRLAYKGKVKTLKNISIFREAEGGASTRNFSYFERIKIYYDVYRNINYDLFHSNLYNELTLAELNMLSKEIRKRFLKYLYIDGFFNKIKNKFIKTLKN
- a CDS encoding GNAT family N-acetyltransferase, with translation MLKLEGVNVYLRPLELVDAEGNYPKWFNDPLVCKYNSHGDVLYTKNMALNYIKMVQESSAHKVFAVCDIKTDFHIGNVSLQNISPKNRSAELAIVIGERNFIGKGIGKEAGKLLIEYGFKKLNLHRIYCGTSQYNIAMQKLALNLKMKQEGIGIDAMMKNNKFIDIYRYAIINKDTMSENNI
- a CDS encoding DegT/DnrJ/EryC1/StrS family aminotransferase; this translates as MNKLAINGGRKLRAEPFPAYNTIGKEEEEAALRVLRSGKLSTYLGAWHADFHGGNEVQSLEKEWAEYFNVKHAISVNSATSGLYAAVGAIGLNPGDEVIVSAYTMSASATAILVYGGIPVFADIEEDYYCLDVNSIREKITAKTKAIMVVDIFGQPYDADAINALAEEYGLKVIEDTAQAPNAKYGERYAGTLGDIGVFSLNYHKHIHCGEGGIIVTNDDELAFKLKLIRNHAEAVLGGKGYNHKDELINMIGFNYRMNEIEASIAREQLKKLPMLFEERSRNVQYLDEKLSQLPAINGNRIRKNTTHAFYTHTLTFDSKLADGIHRDKFIKAVSAELPQTILRDDSPVLMGCGYVKPLYLLPLYQERIAFGKDGYPFNLSTNINYGKGLCPVTEDMHYNKLFAHEFMRPGMKKKDMDDVVNAFEKVWTHRHEIC